Proteins co-encoded in one Eriocheir sinensis breed Jianghai 21 unplaced genomic scaffold, ASM2467909v1 Scaffold138, whole genome shotgun sequence genomic window:
- the LOC126989931 gene encoding uncharacterized protein LOC126989931, with translation MTSASSCVARRLETGLKIPGTGSGLGSLRSSGVVLALGCCCSQGLSLLKSFCKTPDGFRVDFRSGKIQPGETYEQFSIQLGRSFEQCPKNPRAFKDAPSSSVNIGFCWEDRKVSNYCVAGTINGAWTSAIIRDAGCSSLIVSEEALPDDTCPSLGAVRAKATAGLPDVALNGASYKFSWTNGLLYRDCVASSRPGKVGTRTLVLPSDCRQIVLQVAHESPLAGHFSHRKTESKVSDNFFWPGMGADIRDYCRSCDICQRFPEAIPLKDVDSVSVAEALLSSFSRVGIPREILSDRVHHTVSSEWEMPSDRTGLSALDLLYGRTVRGPLTVLKDLWEDRDLQEEERTSLQYVIELREKLTECAQLAAREADVSTAKYKSYFDLRSQDRQFKPGDEVLVLLPDSTKKFLVSWRGPFKVLERRNKVDYLVDDPRGPKLYHANLLKRYHRRAQVNFAYVKDDTSAPDDDCSPTGPLEAEDPDDLVPCPLVCSVPDSALNPALDINKSLEWNQRSSLEDVLSTFKDVFSETPGCTNTLQHDIILTTTNRVLTKNYPGPIHLRPYFEKEFDNLLQLGIIQPSSSLHCSPVVMVRKSDGSYRMAIDFRQLNSVTVFDAEPTCSVEGDLHKFAGATYFSELDLCKAYYQIPLTDRAKPLTAFSTHQGLMEFCL, from the exons TCCCTGCTGAAGAGCTTTTGCAAGACTCCCGACGGCTTTAGAGTGGACTTCAGGTCAGGCAAGATTCAGCCAGGGGAAACTTACGAGCAGTTCAGCATTCAACTTGGCCGCTCGTTTGAACA GTGCCCTAAGAATCCTCGCGCCTTCAAGGATGCGCCGTCCTCCTCAGTTAACATAGGCTTCTGTTGGGAGGACAGGAAAGTTTCCAACTACTGTGTTGCGGGGACCATCAACGGCGCCTGGACTTCTGCAATCATCCGTGACGCCGGTTGTTCCAGCCTCATCGTTTCCGAGGAGGCCTTGCCAGAT GACACCTGCCCCTCCCTCGGCGCTGTGCGCGCCAAGGCTACTGCCGGACTGCCCGATGTAGCCCTGAATGGAGCGTCCTACAAGTTCTCCTGGACGAATGGACTCCTGTATAGAGACTGTGTCGCTTCTAGCCGGCCCGGCAAGGTCGGGACTCGGACGTTGGTGCTCCCTTCTGACTGCCGTCAAATCGTGCTACAAGTGGCCCACGAGAGTCCCCTCGCCGGTCACTTCTCTCATCGGAAGACGGAATCGAAAGTGAGCGATAACTTCTTCTGGCCTGGCATGGGGGCCGATATCCGTGACTACTGTCGGTCCTGCGACATATGCCAGC GGTTCCCTGAAGCCATTCCACTCAAGGATGTGGACTCTGTTTCTGTTGCTGAGGCTCTTCTGTCTTCATTTTCCAGGGTCGGAATTCCCCGGGAAATCCTGAGCGACAGAG TTCACCACACCGTTTCATCCGAGTG GGAAATGCCCAGCGACCGCACCGGCTTGTCGGCCCTCGATCTCCTCTACGGGCGCACTGTGCGAGGGCCCTTGACTGTCCTGAAGGACTTATGGGAAGACCGTGACCTGCAGGAGGAAGAACGGACGAGTCTGCAATACGTCATCGAGCTCAGGGAGAAACTGACCGAATGTGCTCAGCTCGCCGCCCGGGAGGCTGACGTAAGTACTGCAAAGTACAAGTCTTATTTTGACCTGCGATCCCAAGATAGACAATTCAAGCCTGGCGACGAGGTCCTAGTTCTTCTCCCTGACTCTACCAAGAAGTTCCTCGTTTCCTGGCGTGGCCCATTCAAAGTGTTGGAACGACGAAACAAGGTGGACTACCTGGTTGATGACCCGAGGGGGCCTAAGCTGTACCACGCCAACCTCCTAAAAAGGTACCATCGCCGCGCTCAAGTAAACTTCGCGTATGTCAAGGACGATACTTCAGCGCCGGATGATGACTGTTCACCCACAGGACCTTTGGAAGCAGAGGACCCTGACGACCTTGTTCCCTGTCCTTTGGTCTGTTCCGTTCCTGATTCCGCCCTCAACCCGGCGCTGGACATCAACAAGTCCCTGGAGTGGAACCAGCGCTCATCGTTAGAAGACGTACTTTCCACCTTTAAGGACGTATTTTCAGAGACTCCAGGTTGCACCAACACCCTGCAACATGACATAATTTTAACCACTACCAACAGAGTCCTCACGAAGAACTACCCTGGGCCGATCCACCTCCGTCCTTACTTTGAGAAGGAATTTGACAACCTCCTCCAACTAGGCATCATCCAGCCGTCGTCCTCTCTACACTGCTCTCCCGTGGTAATGGTACGCAAGTCTGACGGGAGCTACCGAATGGCCATAGACTTCAGGCAACTTAACTCCGTTACTGTTTTTGATGCTGAGCCCACCTGTTCCGTCGAAGGGGACTTGCACAAGTTTGCAGGAGCTACCTACTTTTCGGAGCTTGACTTGTGCAAGGCCTACTACCAGATCCCCTTGACCGACCGTGCCAAGCCTCTCACTGCTTTTTCCACCCACCAAGGATTGATGGAGTTCTGTCTCTGA